The Paenibacillus sp. 481 DNA window TCCTGTGTGCATATGCCGTGGTCGACTAATGCCTCACCTATGGCATCGCCAACGCGGACACGAGGGTTGAGCGAACTGTACGGATCTTGGAAAATAAGCTGCATGCTCGGACGAAGCTTGCGCATCTCTTTGTTGGACAGGCTGTGCAAGTCCACCCCTTTAAACTTAACTTCGCCCGACGTTTTATCGTGCAGGCGAAGAATGGTGCGCCCTGCGGTACTCTTTCCGCTGCCGGACTCACCTACAAGCCCGAACGTCTCGCCCTTGTAAATGGTGAAACTGATATCATCAACCGCCTTGACGTTAGCGACCGTACGATTCAGCAAGCCTGCGCGAATCGGGAAATATTTTTTTAAATGATTAACTTCAACTAGTGCTTCACGCATGGACAACCGCCTCCTCATACAACCAGCACGCTACTTTAGCGTATTCGTCTATTTGCTTGAGCTGTGGTTGCTCGGTCTGGCACACCGACATGCAGCGTTCGCAGCGATCATGGAAATAGCAAGATTCCTTTAGCTCTAGCGGGTTCGGCACTTGACCAGGAATGGAGTACAAAATGTCCTGACGCTGGTTGATGACCGGCTTGGATCTGAGAAGTCCTTGCGTATAAGGATGCTTAGGCTGCTCGAATAGCTCGACAACCGGGCCTTCCTCTACGATCTTGCCTGCGTACATGACGATAACGTAGTCGGCCATTTCAGCGACGACGCCCAAGTCGTGCGTAATGAGCATAATCGACATTTGCGACTGCTCTTTAATTTCCTTTAACAGCTCTAGAATTTGCGCTTGAATCGTAACATCAAGCGCGGTTGTCGGCTCGTCTGCGATCAGCAGCTTCGGATTGCATGAAATCGCAATCGCGATCATAATGCGCTGCAACATACCGCCGCTTAGCTCATGCGGATAAGCGTCCACAATCTGCTCGGCGCGTGGGATGCCGACTAGCGTAATCAATTCAATGGCGCGTGCGCGGGCCTCTTTCTTCTTTAGACGCTGATGCTCCATCAGTGGCTCCATCAGCTGTTTGCCGATTGTCATAACAGGATTCAGCGATGACATCGGCTCCTGAAAGATCATCGCCAGCTCATTGCCACGCAGCTGCCGCAGCTCTTCCTTGCTAATTTGCCGCAAGTTTTTGCCGTCAAACCAAATATCGCCGCTTACAATTTTGCCTCCGGGCTCTTCAATAAGCCCCATTACAGACATGGCGGTAACACTTTTGCCGCAGCCGGACTCCCCGACCACACATACAATTTCTCCGGGTCTAACGCTAAGGCTGACGTTGTTTACAGCCTTGACGACACCGTCCTCCGTAAAGAAGTGGGTGCACAGCTGCTTAATATCAAGTAATTTCGTCATATGTGTCCGTCACCTACTTCTTCTGTTTTGGGTCCAAGGCATCCCTTAGGCCATCGCCAAAAATGTTAATCGCAATTACTGTTACGAAAATAGCTACCCCCGGTGGTATCCACAGCCAAGGGCGCTGTTCAAAATCGATCAGCGTGTTGGCCGCATCAATCATATTGCCCCATGTCGGAGTCGGCGGCATAACGCCAAGACCGAAGTAGCTTAGCACCGATTCGCTCAAGATCGCTCCACCAACGCTAAGCGTTGAAATGACGATGAGCAGCGGGATAAGGTTCGGCAGCAAGTGATTGAAAATTTTACGGCGGTCGCGCAATCCGAGCACTTCGGCGGCGACCATGAACTCTCGCTCGCGCAAGCTGAGCAATTGCCCGCGTACGAGCCGTGCCAAGCCCGGCCAGCCAACAAAGCTCAGCATCAACATAACGATGTATAGTCGATAATCGGGAGGCACTTTCCATTCAGACAGGATGGCCGCGATAATGAACAACAATGGCAAAGAAGGGATTGTCATGAGCAAGTCAGCGACCCGCATGATGACTTGATCGACAACGCCGCGATAGTAGCCTGCGATGGCGCCAAGTGCTGCGCCAATAAAGATGGCTACAGCCATGGAGGCCAAGCCCACCGTAAGCGAAATTCGGCCCGCTTGTAGCAAGCGCGTTAGTACGTCACGGCCAAGGTGATCCGTGCCAAGCCAGTGTGCTGCGCTAGGTGCTTGATACATTTTAGCTAGATTTACTTTGCCCGAAGCATATGGAGATAGCAGCGGCCCGATAAAGCAGGCTACAAAAATAACGACAACAACCCAAAATCCGATCATCGCCAGCCGATTTTTTTTCAGGCGTACATACGATTGCTTCCATAAGGATGACCGATTTGTCGAGCGCTCACGCTGCCCAGATGCTGTTGCTGTTGATAGTTCACTTGAGATCGCAGAAGACATAGTTAGGACTCCTTCCTGTTACAGTCTGACGCGCGGATCGGCGAAGCGATACATCAGATCCGAAGCGAGTGTTCCGACAATGGTTAAGATGGCAAGCAGCATCGTTAAGCCCATAAGCAGCGGGTAGTCCCGCAGTGTAAACGATTGCATATATAATTGCCCAATGCCCGGCCAATTGAAAATACGCTCAATAATGAGCGATCCGCCAAATAGTGCCGGAAGCTCAAAGCCAACGAGTGTGATGGCTGGCAGCATTGCATTTTTAAGTGCGTGTCGATATAGCACGACTTTTTCTTTCATTCCTTTTGCCCTCGCTGTGCGAATAAAGTCTTGGCGAATGACTTCCAACATGTTCGTGCGGAAGTAGCGGGACAGCGAGCCAATTCCGAGCAAGGTCATAACCATAACAGGCAAAGCCATATGCTCGATTACTTCTTTAGCATAGGCAAAGCCAGTGGCATTGCTGCCTGTTCTCGTCATGCCTCCGGGTGGCAGTAGCTTCAAGTCAACGGCGAACATTTTAATGAAATATAGCCCGATAAAAAAGACAGGCACGGACATCGCCGCAAAAATAAAAATCGTCATCACTTTATCGAGTAAAGAGTGCTGCTTGTAAGCAGATACGACACCAATAATGACGGCGATAAGCCACGTAAAAAAGGTCGAAACAATAGCTAATAAAAAGGAGTTCCAGATATAGTGGCTAAACAGCTCGGTTATCGGTTTCTGATGCTGGAGTGAATAGCCGAAATCCCCCTTAAAGGCGTTGCCTACCCAAATGAAGTAACGTTCAATCGTCGGTTTATCTAACCCATAAAGTACTTTCAGCTCTGCTTTGCGCTCTTCCGATAAAGATAAATCGTTATCGACAAATGTTCCCGGTGTTAGTGCAAACAGATAGAAGACGAGCATCGATGCCCCAATTAAAGTCAGCAACATATAAAACAGTCGTCGTGCGATGTAAGTTGTCATCTGCCGCTTCCCCTCTCGTTAAGACAAGGCTCGGCCAAAGGGCCGAGCCAAGATGATTGTACGATTATTTCAGTTTTAGTGTAGGTAAGCTCGTTGCAATGCCGCGGAATGGGCTAATTTCCAAGCCTTCAATCCGACCATTATGTGCGGACATCAACTTTCTGTAGTTATAGAAAATGAACGGGAGGTCCTCATTCAACTCTTGATATAGTTTCTTGTATACCTCTTTCCGCTTCTCAATATCTAACGTGCTTACGCCTTCTTGAATGAGCTGATCGACTTTAGGGTTGGAATAACCTTTCGCTTCCTTCGTTGAGAAGCGCTCTACCCCATCATGCGGATCGGTAAGCATTGGTGTCGAGAAGCTTGCCAAGTCGTAGTCTCCACTATCCACTTTGGAACTCATGGAGTTGTAATCAGCAAATTGCTCCGGTTCGAACTTCACGCCGATCGCTGTATAGTTTTCTTTTGCCATTGCGATAAAGGCATCCGTATCTTTGCTCTTGGAAGTCAAGTAACGAATCGTGAGCGGTTTGCCATCTTTTTCGCGAATGCCGTCCGATCCCACTTTCCACCCTGCTTCTTCAAGCAATGCTTTTGCTTTTTCTGGATCGTAGTTGTAGGGATTGATCTTCTCTTCTGTATACGCCCATGAAATCGGTGAAGCTGGGATGTTAGCTACAGTTGCTGAGCCCTGTGATACCCCTTCAACGATAGACTTGCGATCTAAACCGTAAGTAAGCGCTTGGCGCACTTTTTTATCTTTGAGATGCGGCTGATTATGATTGAATTGAATAAATCCATAAGAGCTAGCTGTATGAATTTGCACATTCAAAAATCCGAGCTGTTGCAATTTATCTAAGTTCTCTTTTTTAGCCGAGAAGCCAGAGTAGTCAACTCCACCAGTCTCGACGAACTGGAAGATGTCGCCTTCAGTTGTCTTGTAAATAAAGTTCTCGATGGCAGGTTTGCCTTCGTAGTAATGCTCGTTAGCCACGAAGCGAACCTCTTGCCCCGGAAGATGCTTTACAAACCTGTACGGCCCTGTACCTACAGGCTTGGAATGCAGGTCTTTAATGTAGTCGAGATTTCCGAATTTATAATCTTTGCCGTAATACGCCTTCGACAGCACATAGCCGCCGAGTTCGAGCAAAGCAGTGGCATTTACTTTTTCCGTCGTTATTTGAACCGTCTGAGGATTGAGGACTTTAATGCCTTCAATTGACTTGGCTTTGCCTTCTTTGTATGCCTGCCCACCTTTAACGCCAATCAGGCCGATATCTGTACTGCCGTCATAGGATTTATCGTGCAGGATCGTGAGCGTAAAGGCCACATCTTCAGCCGTTAGCGGTGAGCCATCGCTGAATTTAAGACCTTCGTGCAGATGGAATGTATACGTAAGTTGATCGGGAGAAATCTCCCACTTTTTCGCGAGTTTAGGGATAGGTATACCTTTATTATCAACCGTAACTAACGGTGAAAAGATGACAGAGGCTACGTTTCCGTCGTATCCGGTCTGGTGGAAATGCGGTGTGAACGCGCCACTAGGATCGGTTAATGAGAAAATGACCGTATCATTTCGAGTTTTTGCGGAAGCAGGCAGCTTCGATAGGTCAGCAGCTTTAATAAATTGAATACTGTTATCCAGCTTTGGTGCAGGTGTAGTTGCTTCCGTGCTGCTGTTCGCACCGCTAGGTGAAGCGGCATTGTTGGAAGCAGAGTCTCCGGAGCCGCAAGCTGTTAACAACAACGAACCGGCTAGTGTCAAAGCAAGTAAAGTCAATAAGGTTTTTCTCATTCCAAACAGCCTCCCGTTAACTGGTATTTATTTCTTTATTTATGTATTAGGGTAAATTTTAATTAATCCGATAGGTTAAGTCAACATTTTTCTTTGTCGGTTTTTGGTTATAGTGGGCTGTACATTTCGTACTGCGCGAGTGTATCTTTGGCAAACCCCGCCCGCTTTAAAAAGCCTTCCATTAGCGCGTTGTTAGGCAGCCCTATTCTTAGCTTCGTAATGTTATTTGTGATACATGCCTCTTTTAACAGCGATGTTGCGATACGTCTGCCCCGTAGTGCCGGATCGGTCCAAATAAAATGGATGGAGCCGCTTAGGTTCAAGCCGAGAACGGCTACTAGCTGTTCTTTAAAATATGCACCGTAGCACAGCATGTGCGGAGATTTTTGAATATAATCGATATCATTTTGCCAGTTGATATGGATGCCTTGAGCGCCGGTCAAGCGCTGCATAAATTGTACAAACGGTTCAAGTTCCATTTGTCGAATCTGAATGTGTAAGGATGTTTCTTGTTCTTGTTGCTCTTGTTGTTCGTGCTGATGTGTGTCCCTTGCGTCATAGTTGTGGAGTGCGTGTAGGTCATTAAGGGAGTAGTAGGATAGATCGTACACTTTTTCATAGCCAAGCTTCTTATAGAACTTGATTGCCCGTTCATTATGAACGAGTACCTCCAAATGAAGCTGCTTACACCCGTGATCGAGTGCTTCTTGCCGATGGAGCGCAAATAGTTGTTGGCTGATGCCTGTGCCACGATAAGCGGGATGAACAGCAAGCGTGCCGCAGCGCATCGTCTTCATACCGTCGTACAACTTGATGCCGCCCAATAGGACACCGACGGCCTGTTCGCCATCTAGAGCAATAAAAGACTGCTCTTTTCGGTTACCTTCAGGCCCGAAGAATCGATCGACGAACTGCTGCTCAGTCAAATGAAAAGGAATACTGTAGTCAGAGAATCCAACTTTAAAAGCTTCATAAATAAGAGTTTCATAGACTTCAGAACAACGTTCAACACGCATCTCTACCATGCTCCTTTACATTTTGTAGGGACTCCTTCGCATGCTGCTGTTAAAAATTTTGTAGAGCATGTTGTAAATGTCGTAGAGAATACGGTTTAACCGCTTCGTTTGCTTTAGTGTGATAAAGTGAATGGGTGACCAAGGGCGTACTCGTGCTCTCTTACATAAGCCTGTCATAGTAAGACTTGTGGCAGAGTGGGTAAGTGTACTGGCCCACGGTCAATAAGTAGCGACGAGATTATACTAAATATTAGAAAAACTAGCAGTGAAGTTGTTTTCGGTAACCGTATATTTTTAAGTAGTTTATACCAAAATACCGTGTGGAACAATATGGTTATGAAAAATAATTGTATTTTTATGCATGGGGAGAAGGGAGAGGGCTGATGTATCGAAGCGTTATTTTGGTGTTAAATATACCCAGAAAATCCTATGTGAATAGTCAGTATATTTATGCAAAATAGCTTGCGCGAATAGGCCCCCCTTGCTCCTTATTTCCACTTCCCACCCTCTACAATGACGTTATTCGGGTCGACTTCTGGACCGAGCTCGTTGCGCAGATATTGATCGTACAGTTTCAGCAAAAACTTTTCCTCACCCAACTTCTCAAGCTCTTTGTTCACCCACTCACGTAGCTCGTCGTTCCCCTTTTTAACAGCTGGAGCAATGGGTGCTTCCTCTTCGAGTTTGTCAGGCAGTACCGTAAATCCTTGATGCTTGCGGGCCCAAGAATACACAATGATACTGTCCTGCGCATAAGCATCGCCACGACCATCTTGGAGTGCTTGCAGTGATTCTGTATTTTTATCAAATTTGATGAGCTCAATATCAGGATGATGCTTGGTCAGAAAAATATCAGCGGTCGTTCCTTTGGTGACGATCACTTTTTTATCTGTGCTGCTTTTGACATCTTGTAATGATTTGATGCCGCTCTTGTCGTTGACGAGCAGTTGTGTGGCGACCTTTAAGTTCGGATTCGTAAAATCAACGGCTTGCTTCCGCTCCTCAGTTACCGTCATATTAGCGACGATCAGATCGACTTTACCACTTTGTAAAAAGGGAACTCGACTTGCCGGCTCTACCGTAACGAACTCAATTTTGGACTCGTCGCCGAGCAAGTCTTTGGCGAAGCGCTTGGCTAAGTCGGTATCGAAGCCGACGTATTGACCTTTCTCATCGACCATGCCAAATGGCGGCTTGTCTGTAAATACACCAACGATTAGCTTACCGCGTTCCTTAATTTGCTGAAGGGCTCCGCCTTGCTGCTCGCTGCCGCTTGGTTGGGAGGCGCCTTCAGATCCCTTGTTGGTCGCACCTCCGGCACTTCCGGTAGTGTTTCCATTCGAGCTTCCTTGGCCGCAGCCAGTCAACAATCCCGCAAATAAGCTCAGCATGACGAGCCACAATAAGGCCCCATTTTGACGTGTATTCATACGCTCTCTCTCCCTTTCCAATCTTCAAGTTCATGAAATTGCTGCAAAAATCGCTGCGCCCGTTCGGTGCGTGGTTCTGTAAAGAACGACTCCGGTGTGCCGACTTCGCAGATTTGTCCTTCATCCATAAAAATAATGCGATCCGCTACCGCCCGCGCAAAGCCCATTTCATGGGTTACGATGAGCATCGTCATTCCTTGCTGAGCGAGGCTAAGCATCACTTCTAGTACTTCCTTGACCATTTCAGGGTCAAGGGCAGCGGTCACTTCATCGAATAGCATCACTTCTGGATTCATGCACAGCGCTCTGACGATCGCGATGCGCTGCTGTTGCCCGCCTGATAGTTGGCGGGGGTACTTGTCTTTTTGATCGAGCAGGCCGATGCGGCTAAGCAACTGTTCGGCTTGCCGGATCGCTTCATTGCGCTGGCGTTTCTGGGCTTTGATAGGGCCGAGCAAAATGTTGTCCAGCACCGTCATATGGGGGAATAGATGATAGCTCTGAAACACCATGCCAATGCGCTGACGAACTTGCTGCCAAGGAATGGATCCGTCTGTCAGCAGCTGTTTCTTGAAGCGAATGGAACCGCGTTGCGTAGATTCTAAGCCGTTTAAGCAGCGGAGCAGTGTGCTTTTGCCGCATCCGCTCGGGCCGAGGATGACGATGACTTCGCCTTGCGCAATTTGCAGACTAATATCGTTCAGCACGATGTGCTGGCCGAACGACTTGCTAACGTGGCTGACATCGAACATAATTTGCGCTGTTTGCGATCTACTCCGTGATCCGCCTCGTATACCTTGTATTCCTTGCACTTCTTCTATGGCCTGTATGCTTTGTAACATGTTCCTGTGGTCCTCCTTCATTTTCAACATGCTAGGCGGTGGTACGGGGATTTATATGTGGCACAAGCGGCATCCACATGGACTTCGCATACTGCGTGGTTGTGCAGGCTGTACGTATGGCATGAATTGCGCGGACTGTGCGAATGTTACAGGTTCAGGCGAGGCGTTTCTCCAACGTCCGTGAAACAGCGGATAACGGATAGCAGAGTAGGAAATAGAGTAAGAACATCGCACCGTAAATGAGGAGGGCTTCCCCTGTGCGCTCAATAATTTGCTGTCCGGTCTTAATCAGTTCGGTGACACCGATCAGCACGGTTAACGATGTCGTTTTGATGATGCGGGTGTACACGTTAATCGAAGGTGGAATCATGCGCCGCACCGCTTGCGGCAGCAGCACATACAGATGAAGCTGTGTTGCGTTTAGCCCGATCGCTGCCCCTGCTTCAGCTTGACCGCGCGGCAGCGATTGCAGTGCCCCACGGGCAACTTCGCTAATTTCCGTGATGCCCCATAGCGACAGCACGAGCACGGAGCAGGCAAAGCTAGATAAATGAATATCGAAAAAAATAGGTAGGCCAAAATAAAAAAAGAACAGCCACACCAAAATAGGAACAGCGCGAAACAGTTCTAAATAGATGCGCGTAAGCACCTTGAGCCATCGTAATGGCGACGTACAGAGTACGCCGAGTAGGCATCCGCCAACCGTACTGAATATGATGCTTAACAGTGCTATCGACAGCGTCTGTACGAGCCCTTTTCCTAATTGGGGCAAAGAGTTCATGAGCAGTTCAAACCCCGAACTGTCCATGCTGGAACCTCCTTTCCACCCATGACAATGCCAGCGAAAGCGGCAGGAACAGCAGCAAATAAGTAGCAGTCATCATCAGGAGCATTTCATACGTTTTGTAATAGAGCGCAATGTAGTTTGTCGTGGTATACAAAATTTCAGGGATGGCGATAGCTGAGACAACCGTCGTTTCCTTTAGCAAAAAAATGACGGTCGCAAATAGGCTAGGTGTGCTTATTCGTAAAGCTTGTGGAAAAATAATGTGCCGCAATAGCTGTGAGCGGTTCAAGCCAATAGCAAGTCCCGCCTCTTGTTGACTGTCAGCGACTGCATCTATCCCTGCACGCAGTACCTCTGTAACATAACCGCCCCCCAGAAACGTCATCGCCACGATCGCGGTCTCATAGTTAGATAGCTTTACGCCAAGTTGTGGTAGACCAAAATAAACAACAAACAATTGAATGAGCAGCGGCGTATTACGCGCCACCTCGACGTAACTTCTTACGAGCTGCCTTAATATAGGCACGCGGAAGTATAAGATAACGTTGTTGAGGCCAGCTACAACAGAAGAAGTTAGTACAACGATGCCAGCGATTTGTAACGTTAAAATAGCAGCATCTATAAAGTCAGGGATATGCGTGACCATGAACGCAGTATCAAGCTCCACCGCTATCGGCGCCCCCTTTCATTGTGCGGTCGCTGCTTGACGATTGTTCCTGCTCCCGCGCTAAGTCGCTGCCTGTGTGTTGCCAGCGAGCGATTCATACGGCTGCAGGGCAGGAACCTTCGCTTCGATTACGTCAATAAGCAGCTCGTAAACAGAAAAAGCCCAATTCCTTCAGGCTGCGCTCGGGCGCATGCGCTAAGAAGGAGACTGGGCTTCCGTTCGTACGGTTAGCTTATACCATATCGTTATTCTTCGATCCTCTGGTGGAGGGGGAATCAATTGTGTTTGAGTTTAATCCAAGTAAAGCGCTTTGTCAACTGGTGATTAAGTGTCGGTAGGTATAATGGTAATCATTTAGATCCTTAATTTGATATGATATATGAAGCAAGACGAAGGAAAAATAACCTAAGAGGTGTCAGTATGAGGGTATGGGAAGTTTCAAGTAGTAGTAAATCAGTTAGATTATCATGTAATAATTGGTACGTTAATAGTCACATTAAAGACAGGTTAATGTTCGGCAAGAGAGTCGGTGAATTGTGGACTCCGGTAAATTTTGAATTATATAAAGAAGGTCTTTATGAGGATTTGCCTCATTTTATATCTGGAATGCTAATCGTTCCATCTCAT harbors:
- a CDS encoding ABC transporter ATP-binding protein, which gives rise to MTKLLDIKQLCTHFFTEDGVVKAVNNVSLSVRPGEIVCVVGESGCGKSVTAMSVMGLIEEPGGKIVSGDIWFDGKNLRQISKEELRQLRGNELAMIFQEPMSSLNPVMTIGKQLMEPLMEHQRLKKKEARARAIELITLVGIPRAEQIVDAYPHELSGGMLQRIMIAIAISCNPKLLIADEPTTALDVTIQAQILELLKEIKEQSQMSIMLITHDLGVVAEMADYVIVMYAGKIVEEGPVVELFEQPKHPYTQGLLRSKPVINQRQDILYSIPGQVPNPLELKESCYFHDRCERCMSVCQTEQPQLKQIDEYAKVACWLYEEAVVHA
- the opp4C gene encoding oligopeptide ABC transporter permease → MSSELSTATASGQRERSTNRSSLWKQSYVRLKKNRLAMIGFWVVVVIFVACFIGPLLSPYASGKVNLAKMYQAPSAAHWLGTDHLGRDVLTRLLQAGRISLTVGLASMAVAIFIGAALGAIAGYYRGVVDQVIMRVADLLMTIPSLPLLFIIAAILSEWKVPPDYRLYIVMLMLSFVGWPGLARLVRGQLLSLREREFMVAAEVLGLRDRRKIFNHLLPNLIPLLIVISTLSVGGAILSESVLSYFGLGVMPPTPTWGNMIDAANTLIDFEQRPWLWIPPGVAIFVTVIAINIFGDGLRDALDPKQKK
- a CDS encoding ABC transporter permease; translation: MTTYIARRLFYMLLTLIGASMLVFYLFALTPGTFVDNDLSLSEERKAELKVLYGLDKPTIERYFIWVGNAFKGDFGYSLQHQKPITELFSHYIWNSFLLAIVSTFFTWLIAVIIGVVSAYKQHSLLDKVMTIFIFAAMSVPVFFIGLYFIKMFAVDLKLLPPGGMTRTGSNATGFAYAKEVIEHMALPVMVMTLLGIGSLSRYFRTNMLEVIRQDFIRTARAKGMKEKVVLYRHALKNAMLPAITLVGFELPALFGGSLIIERIFNWPGIGQLYMQSFTLRDYPLLMGLTMLLAILTIVGTLASDLMYRFADPRVRL
- a CDS encoding ABC transporter substrate-binding protein — protein: MRKTLLTLLALTLAGSLLLTACGSGDSASNNAASPSGANSSTEATTPAPKLDNSIQFIKAADLSKLPASAKTRNDTVIFSLTDPSGAFTPHFHQTGYDGNVASVIFSPLVTVDNKGIPIPKLAKKWEISPDQLTYTFHLHEGLKFSDGSPLTAEDVAFTLTILHDKSYDGSTDIGLIGVKGGQAYKEGKAKSIEGIKVLNPQTVQITTEKVNATALLELGGYVLSKAYYGKDYKFGNLDYIKDLHSKPVGTGPYRFVKHLPGQEVRFVANEHYYEGKPAIENFIYKTTEGDIFQFVETGGVDYSGFSAKKENLDKLQQLGFLNVQIHTASSYGFIQFNHNQPHLKDKKVRQALTYGLDRKSIVEGVSQGSATVANIPASPISWAYTEEKINPYNYDPEKAKALLEEAGWKVGSDGIREKDGKPLTIRYLTSKSKDTDAFIAMAKENYTAIGVKFEPEQFADYNSMSSKVDSGDYDLASFSTPMLTDPHDGVERFSTKEAKGYSNPKVDQLIQEGVSTLDIEKRKEVYKKLYQELNEDLPFIFYNYRKLMSAHNGRIEGLEISPFRGIATSLPTLKLK
- a CDS encoding GNAT family N-acetyltransferase; this translates as MRVERCSEVYETLIYEAFKVGFSDYSIPFHLTEQQFVDRFFGPEGNRKEQSFIALDGEQAVGVLLGGIKLYDGMKTMRCGTLAVHPAYRGTGISQQLFALHRQEALDHGCKQLHLEVLVHNERAIKFYKKLGYEKVYDLSYYSLNDLHALHNYDARDTHQHEQQEQQEQETSLHIQIRQMELEPFVQFMQRLTGAQGIHINWQNDIDYIQKSPHMLCYGAYFKEQLVAVLGLNLSGSIHFIWTDPALRGRRIATSLLKEACITNNITKLRIGLPNNALMEGFLKRAGFAKDTLAQYEMYSPL
- a CDS encoding transporter substrate-binding domain-containing protein, whose protein sequence is MNTRQNGALLWLVMLSLFAGLLTGCGQGSSNGNTTGSAGGATNKGSEGASQPSGSEQQGGALQQIKERGKLIVGVFTDKPPFGMVDEKGQYVGFDTDLAKRFAKDLLGDESKIEFVTVEPASRVPFLQSGKVDLIVANMTVTEERKQAVDFTNPNLKVATQLLVNDKSGIKSLQDVKSSTDKKVIVTKGTTADIFLTKHHPDIELIKFDKNTESLQALQDGRGDAYAQDSIIVYSWARKHQGFTVLPDKLEEEAPIAPAVKKGNDELREWVNKELEKLGEEKFLLKLYDQYLRNELGPEVDPNNVIVEGGKWK
- a CDS encoding amino acid ABC transporter ATP-binding protein, which gives rise to MFDVSHVSKSFGQHIVLNDISLQIAQGEVIVILGPSGCGKSTLLRCLNGLESTQRGSIRFKKQLLTDGSIPWQQVRQRIGMVFQSYHLFPHMTVLDNILLGPIKAQKRQRNEAIRQAEQLLSRIGLLDQKDKYPRQLSGGQQQRIAIVRALCMNPEVMLFDEVTAALDPEMVKEVLEVMLSLAQQGMTMLIVTHEMGFARAVADRIIFMDEGQICEVGTPESFFTEPRTERAQRFLQQFHELEDWKGRESV
- a CDS encoding amino acid ABC transporter permease produces the protein MDSSGFELLMNSLPQLGKGLVQTLSIALLSIIFSTVGGCLLGVLCTSPLRWLKVLTRIYLELFRAVPILVWLFFFYFGLPIFFDIHLSSFACSVLVLSLWGITEISEVARGALQSLPRGQAEAGAAIGLNATQLHLYVLLPQAVRRMIPPSINVYTRIIKTTSLTVLIGVTELIKTGQQIIERTGEALLIYGAMFLLYFLLCYPLSAVSRTLEKRLA
- a CDS encoding amino acid ABC transporter permease — translated: MELDTAFMVTHIPDFIDAAILTLQIAGIVVLTSSVVAGLNNVILYFRVPILRQLVRSYVEVARNTPLLIQLFVVYFGLPQLGVKLSNYETAIVAMTFLGGGYVTEVLRAGIDAVADSQQEAGLAIGLNRSQLLRHIIFPQALRISTPSLFATVIFLLKETTVVSAIAIPEILYTTTNYIALYYKTYEMLLMMTATYLLLFLPLSLALSWVERRFQHGQFGV